The Chroicocephalus ridibundus unplaced genomic scaffold, bChrRid1.1 SCAFFOLD_394, whole genome shotgun sequence genome window below encodes:
- the LOC134509775 gene encoding uncharacterized protein LOC134509775 isoform X1 has protein sequence MHRASPPVPAQRRAVIGLSGVLPGSGRRGKRFERQRPPREAAAEPSLLSVEKPKGRLQFLLAGAEKNCQVPVALRMALGDYEEILKCYESHERTGTGGFADYFDVLRWLDSWVCGHLRDVLSPLVSPAGQQYLAILEQPRGVYLWVCLCCQLLCFQCLWPSCGAATTGGATLHPSRRPERAWGRNCRSAQQQKAPLGLPWGPARPGRGPGALGGDRLAQLMLLRGPEKPWGCLEGSRALPVPQTSPAAASGYGIGHVHQLSPGCSAS, from the exons atgcaccgcgcgtctccgcctgttccggcccagcgccgcgcggtgattggcctctcgggcgtcctacccggaagcgggcgccgcggcaagagatttgaacggcagcggccgccccgggaggcggctgccgagccg agtctgctcagcgtggagaagcccaaaggccggctgcagtttctcctcgcaggggctgagaagaattgccaggtccccgttgctctcagaatggctttaggtgattatgaggaaattctcaagtgctacgaatcacatgaaaggactgggacag gtgggtttgctgattatttcgatgttcttcggtggctcgactcatgggtgtgtgggcacctacgtgatgtactttcaccactagtttccccagcgggtcagcaatatcttgccatacttgagcagcccagaggggtttacctctgggtttgcctgtgctgccagttgctctgcttccagtgcctctggccttcttgtggggctgccaccactggtggggccactctccacccctcccggcgccccgagcgtgcctgggggaggaactgccgctctgctcagcagcagaaggccccactgggccttccgtggggccctgcgaggcccgggagaggccctggggctcttggtggggaccgcttggcccagctcatgctcctgagagggccggagaagccctggggttgcctggagggcagcagggccctgcccgtgccccagacaagcccggctgctgcgtccgggtatggaattggccatgtccaccagctatccccagggtgttcagcctcctga
- the LOC134509774 gene encoding sperm-associated antigen 4 protein-like, protein MCLLAAQKMALQKKAFLQVFLLLPLALAAVYCGTSLPGLKPLRNCPVLMAQQTQKMQLMLEEVARLRAEISSVKQEVEEMKQAASERALEAYVEMSDWALQSSGASIDLQRTSETYTCKNDWFWRFIEFFCTPRSPDRILQPDVSPGNCWPFPGHQGQVVIRLPARVHLTAITVQHISKEVSPSGTVTSAPRDIAVFGVDVDGEEETLLVTFMYDVAKEAIQTFPLKNAPHPRAFSYLKLLVKSNWGNPKYTCIYRVQVHGKMAKPNSLN, encoded by the exons atgtgcctcttggccgc gcaaaagatggccctgcagaagaaggcgttcttgcaagtcttcttgttgctccccctggctcttg ctgctgtttactgcgggacctcgctgccaggcctgaagcccctgag gaactgcccggttttaatggcgcagcaaactcaaaagatgcagctaatgctggaggaggtggctcggctgagggcagagatcagcagcgtgaagcag gaagtcgaggaaatgaagcaggcagcatctgagagggctttggaagcctacgtggagatgtctgactgggccctgcaaagctctg gtgccagcattgacctgcagagaacttcggagacctacacctgcaaaaacgactggttctggaggtttattgagttcttttgcactccccgcagtcccgatcgcattttgcag ccggatgtttccccgggaaactgctggcctttcccagggcatcagggccaggtggtcatcaggttgccagcgcgagtccacctgactgccatcactgtgcagcacatctccaaagaagtctctccatctgggaccgtcaccagcgcccccagggacatcgctgtcttt ggagtggatgtggacggagaagaggaaactctcctggtgaccttcatgtacgatgtggcaaaagaggccattcagaccttccctctgaag aacgccccgcatcccagagccttctcctatctcaaactccttgtgaagagcaactggggaaacccaaagtacacatgcatttaccgagtgcaggttcatgggaagatggcaaaaccaaacagcctcaactga
- the LOC134509775 gene encoding uncharacterized protein LOC134509775 isoform X3, with translation MHRASPPVPAQRRAVIGLSGVLPGSGRRGKRFERQRPPREAAAEPSLLSVEKPKGRLQFLLAGAEKNCQVPVALRMALGDYEEILKCYESHERTGTD, from the exons atgcaccgcgcgtctccgcctgttccggcccagcgccgcgcggtgattggcctctcgggcgtcctacccggaagcgggcgccgcggcaagagatttgaacggcagcggccgccccgggaggcggctgccgagccg agtctgctcagcgtggagaagcccaaaggccggctgcagtttctcctcgcaggggctgagaagaattgccaggtccccgttgctctcagaatggctttaggtgattatgaggaaattctcaagtgctacgaatcacatgaaaggactgggacag actaa
- the LOC134509775 gene encoding uncharacterized protein LOC134509775 isoform X2, with product MHRASPPVPAQRRAVIGLSGVLPGSGRRGKRFERQRPPREAAAEPSLLSVEKPKGRLQFLLAGAEKNCQVPVALRMALGDYEEILKCYESHERTGTGQWSFTSGEP from the exons atgcaccgcgcgtctccgcctgttccggcccagcgccgcgcggtgattggcctctcgggcgtcctacccggaagcgggcgccgcggcaagagatttgaacggcagcggccgccccgggaggcggctgccgagccg agtctgctcagcgtggagaagcccaaaggccggctgcagtttctcctcgcaggggctgagaagaattgccaggtccccgttgctctcagaatggctttaggtgattatgaggaaattctcaagtgctacgaatcacatgaaaggactgggacag ggcaatggagcttcacttcaggggaaccgtga